From the genome of Verrucomicrobiota bacterium:
GAATTTTGCCTGGGGCTGCGTTGCTCCTCGGTCACAGCCCCACTGGCGGGGGATGCTCGCTCGTCGCGCCTTGCCCCAGGCCAAATTGGGCGCAACGAACGTGAGCGTATTTACGAAACGGACCACTAAGCTCAGGGATTGGTCGGCCCGGCGGCGCTGGGGGCTTTCCTGCCCTCGAAGAAGCGGCTGACCAGGAACGCGAAGAGCGTGCACAGGAAAAAGACCAGCAGCACCCAGGCGACACCCTGAAGCGTGCTGATGATCGTCCGGTAAACCTCCAGTACCCAGCGCTCCATGGTCAGTTCGACAATCTCCGCGCCTTTCACCAGAGGCCGAGTGATGTATTTCTCCAGGTCCCAAACGCGCACTCCGCTCGAAATGCCGACCACGTACAAGGCGAACATCAAATAACGCAGCCAGGCCGCGCTGAGTTCGTCCGCAATGATCCGCTTCAGAATTTTCTCCACGGGAGAGCGGAAGACGCGAGCCACGATGACGGAGACAAGGGTTGAAACGATGAAGGTGACGAGGAGAAGTGTGAGAAACATATTGCACGTTGGGTTCACAGAGTCCTTAAGAATTTCGTTGGTTCTTCGCTGTTCTGAGTGGCTGGCGTCGTGGACGATCTTGGAAACAACCGGCCGGTGTCCGCTCCCTTTCCCATCGCCCTGGCCCTCTCCCCAAGGGGTTCTTCACGGATTACAGTGGGTAGAGATCTAACTTCCCGCAGAAGAATAAGATGCGAATCCGGTAGTTCGGGAAGTTTCGGAAACCCCGCGCAGCCCCTCTCAGAGCCTGTATTTTGGAGTTCAACCCCTCCGTCACTCCATTGGTAATCGGGTGCGTGATATAGGTCAGTAAGTTCTCCAAGTGCCTCTTGAGCATCCGCGCCACTTTCTTCATCGGCTCGAGACGGCTCCGGCTCATCCAGCCATACCAATCTTTGAAGAATCTCCGCGCCCATCCTTCCTCTCGATACTCCCAGAACTTCGTGAACAATTCCTTGCCCGCCCCAGGCCCTCCCCACTTTCAAATTGAGATCCTTCAGTGCCGTGAATTCCGAGGACTGTTTCTCGCTCCAATTCTGCGGATTATACAACCAGAGATGACGCGTTCCAGTGAGCGTCTGATCTTCAGTTTCCTGCAATTGCTGGTGCTCCTGCCGCCGGACCTCATCCACCGCCTTGTTCAAATACGCGCTCACATGATACTTGTCATGCACCACCGCCGCCTCCGGCATTTGAGCCGTGATCGCCCGCACAAAGGGCTCCCACATGTCCACCGCCACCGCTTCCACCATCTCCTTCTGTTCCGGGCTTAAGGTTCCCAGCACCTGCTCCGCCGCTTCCTGCGTCCGCTCCGGCACCACTTCCAGCACTCTCGATTCCTCCAAGTCGGTCAGAACCGTGATATACGACTGGCCTCCTTTGAAGCTCTTCTCATCCAACCCAAGATGCTTCAACTCCTCTAATTCCCGGCGCTCCATACCCCGTTCCACCCCGCGCCGCATAATCGCCTGCGCGCTTTCCCATCCGATCTTCAACCACTCGCACGCACTCTGGATACTGGCGCTGGCTTTCAGCACCTCGATGGCCATCCGCTCGAACAAAAGGGTGAAGCGGCTTCTCGGCCCGGCCCACGGCACGGCCACGGTCAGAACCCCGTGCGTCGGACAATCCGCGCGAGGCACCTTCGCCCGGATATCGGTCCGAAACTGCATCATATCCAGGTGCCGCCACGTCCGCTCCTCCGCGCTGTCGTAAATCGAACACTCACAGCCGCAAATCGAACATTGGACCGGAGAACCCCATTCCAAACCCAGTTCGATGTCCACGCATTTTTCCTTCAGCTTGAGTTCGACGTTCTGGATTTTCCAGGGGCTCTGGAGGCCTAAAAGTTGCGCGTAATGTTTCTGAATCTCGATATGCATCATGAGTGCCCGCCAGATTGCCAAACCGACGCCTTCCCGACAAACCCAAAAGCCTGGCCATGTTCCTCGCCTAAATCTTCAAAACCATCCTTGCGATGCGGCCAGTTCGGGGCGTGCCAACGTCGCGGTTCAATAGATTTCGTATTGAATCGCGTCTATCGAAAATGCCACGCCCACCGGCTCAAGACTCGTTTTCAAAATCCTTAGGCGAGGATTTGGGCCTGGCCCGACGCAACGGAGCGGCAGCGAAGTGGAGTTCGGCGCGAAGCGCGGCGGGCCTCGGCCATCGGACGCTTCCACATCACGCTCAGATCTTCCCTTTGAACTCCTTTTTTAACTGATTCCCCTTCTTTCCTACCCACTCCAATCCTCGAAGACCCCCCCCCAAGGAGAGGGCCGGGGTGAGGGGGAAGGTGACGATCAAACCACCGGCGCGTCGCCACTGAGCGAAGAACCGGTTTGTTCAAGTCAGCTTGGCACCACAAGCTCGATTCCCTTCTCTTTTCCAAGGTTGCGCGAATATTTCTTCTCTTGCGCGTTGTTCCGATGTTCGTGCACGCCGAGGCTCGTCAGCCTTTTGACGTGAGTGGCGTGGTCGGGATCGTAGAAGGTCCCGGACGGCGGTTGTTCCGCCAGCGCCGCTTCGTGCAGATAGTCGTCCACACCGCCCTTCCTCGGATAATCCTCCCATTCGGTCCAAAGAAAGTCGTAGCCAACGGAATCGATCGCG
Proteins encoded in this window:
- a CDS encoding ISL3 family transposase, with protein sequence MMHIEIQKHYAQLLGLQSPWKIQNVELKLKEKCVDIELGLEWGSPVQCSICGCECSIYDSAEERTWRHLDMMQFRTDIRAKVPRADCPTHGVLTVAVPWAGPRSRFTLLFERMAIEVLKASASIQSACEWLKIGWESAQAIMRRGVERGMERRELEELKHLGLDEKSFKGGQSYITVLTDLEESRVLEVVPERTQEAAEQVLGTLSPEQKEMVEAVAVDMWEPFVRAITAQMPEAAVVHDKYHVSAYLNKAVDEVRRQEHQQLQETEDQTLTGTRHLWLYNPQNWSEKQSSEFTALKDLNLKVGRAWGGQGIVHEVLGVSRGRMGAEILQRLVWLDEPEPSRADEESGADAQEALGELTDLYHAPDYQWSDGGVELQNTGSERGCAGFPKLPELPDSHLILLREVRSLPTVIREEPLGERARAMGKGADTGRLFPRSSTTPATQNSEEPTKFLRTL